The Oncorhynchus mykiss isolate Arlee chromosome 22, USDA_OmykA_1.1, whole genome shotgun sequence sequence CATCCAGATGTACATTTCTTGATTGGTGGAGAGGGACCAAAGAGAATCGTGttggaggaagtgagagagaaataCCAACTACACGACAGGTACAATTAtacagtggtgtgtgtatgtggttgtatgtgtttatatgtacTGCATGTGTCTgatttgcttctctctctcccaaggGTGCATCTCCTGGGGGCCCTGGAGCATAAGGATGTGCGTGGGGTGTTGGTCCAGGGACATATCTTCCTCAACACCTCCCTGACTGAGGCCTTCTGCATGGCCATAGTGGAGGGAGCCAGCTGTGGACTACAGGTGGGTTCAACCCTTATCACAACACAGGCCAGGTATAGTATATGTTAGCTGGTGCACTGTGAGATAAAGTGGTTGATACCTGGAACTGGTTGGGTGTAAGTCAGGGATTGTCTAATGAAAAGCAGTGGTGGATTGAGTGGGTGTTTGTCCATTAAGATGAATGGGGCAACGAGGTGAACTTTGTACATGTGTGGGTGTTTAGATGTATAGTATGCTTGTAATGTGAGGGAGTTTGAGATCTGataattttgtgtgtgtgcgtgtaggtgGTAAGTACGCGTGTTGGAGGGATCCCAGAGGTTCTGCCTGAGCATCTGATCACCCTGTGCGAGCCAACCGTGCATTCTCTGTGTGCCGGCCTGGAGAGTGTCATCGCTAGGCAACTATCGGGCTGCGTTGCCTCCCCCGCCACCATCCACGCCCACGTCCGCACCCTGTACACCTGGAGGAACGtcgcagagagaacagagaaggtagGCTCATTCATGCTTACATACTCTCTATATTATTATGTTTCATAAATCTACACTGTGATACACTTTCATAATACCTTTCATTGACTCCGACTGAGATACTGATGAGGTCTAATTAATTGATACTAACACTGTGTCTATGCTCTATGTTCTGTCAGGTGTATGATTGCGTCGCTGGGAAGGAGGTTCTTCCTCTGGACAGACGGCTGCTCAGACTGAGGGCCCACTGTGGCCCCGTGGCAGGCTCCATCTTTGCCCTCTTTGCTGTTCTCGActtcctcttcctgctcctcctccgcTGGCTCCTCCCAGACCGCCTCATAGATATTGCCATGGACGCCACGGGCCCTCAGGGGTTGTGGAGGCGGGGCTTGAGCGATAGGAAAGGAACTCGCTCTAAAAGTGCCGTCTTGACAAAGGAGTAGTCAAGTGGTCACAAGACCAAGCTCTGATCACAACTCCAAGCAGGCACAAATCCTTATCCTCAATTGTTATATAACTCCTGAAAATACaagtttttaaaacatttttttacttgaTATCTGACCGCACTTACCTTATGGCCTGTGGAGACTGACCACCCGTTGCAGGATGTTTCAGGAGGAACCCGTGTGTTTTCAATaggattgtttgtttttttaaattatttttttgttttgttttcctctatatatttaatgtattatttcttaaaCTTGATATGATCAAAAGGATCAATACTTTGTAGTTATGTATCTTTTGTAATgttatttctttattattttttaaaatcctTCTGAGTggcagaatcaaatcaaatcaaattttatttgtcacatgcgccgaatacaaccggtgtagaccttaccgtgaaatgcttacttacaagcccttaaccaacaatgcagttttaagaaaataagagtattatatttactaaataaattaaagtttaaaaaaagtaacacaataaaataacaactaggctatgtacagggggtaccggtaccgataCAATGTGTGGGGttcaggttagtcgaggtaatatgtacatgtaggtaggggtaaagtgactgcatagataataaatagtgagggggggggtcaatgcaaatagtccaggtagccatttgcttagttgttcagcagtcttatggcttgggggtagaagctgttcagaagccctttggacttagcgctccggtactgcttgccgtgcggtagtggagagaacagtctagcaaacaaatacatttataaaaaatctcattttgtctgtcatagttgaagtgtacctatgatgaacattacaggcctctctcatctttttaagtgggagaacttgcacaattggtggctgactaaatactttttttgccccactgtaaataggaacaaaaacaacacagtttTCACTGTAAACAGCTGACCAGACAAAACGCATAGCTGAAAGGGGAGGAGATGTGGCTGGTAATTCCTTTATTTTCAAGTCTAAGGATAGGCCACCATTCACACATCATTAGGGGCGTAGACTGGGTAATGCACATCGATTATTGtcactggccaaaccctaacctggacaacgccctatgggactcccaatcacgcccggttgtgatacagcctggaatcaaaccagggtctgtagtgacacctctagcactgagatgcagtgccttagaccgctgcgccactcgggatcccTGAAATTcattactaattagtgaccttaattcatccaccaagtacaagggtggagcaAAAACCAGCGGAAACTCAACCCTTTGTGGAATGAGTTCGACATGTGGGGTAGAGGAATTTAATATATAACCAAATCACAAAGCAAGTGAAGTGAACATAGTGAACAGTGTGATGGAATATTTTTTATACATGGTTATTTATTAATCATCGTCTTCCAAATAAACAAACTCAAAGATTCAAAACTTTTTGTATGCATCTACAAAAAAAACAGGAAAGCAAAACCAATTCTCCAACCATTGCGTTTTCGAATCATTGGTTTTCGGGAGAGAAAAAAACGTGTCCTCTTCTTGATCTTTGTGAATCCATAAACTAAAAGGGTCCATCTTTGCATATCCACCTCTGCTCTCAGTGTGTGGTGTGCCGTTGTTACCATCTGACCACGCAGATTGACCCCATTCCAttccatacacatacacacacctctcaaACAGGATGTACAAAAGCTTGTGCTTAGCATCAAAACAGTGCAGGGCCCTAACAAACCGTAAAGGCTAATTTCCTCTCCCCATTCCCCCTCCctatccccatctctcctcccccaggTGTGCATTTACATCACTGAAATGAAGGGCCAATTTCATCTACAAAGTGACGAGAACAGAGCAGGGGGAAGGAAGGACATACAAACAGAATACAACAAACCTCTCAGACAcgcacagacatacatacattcaAACAGTTAAAAACAGTATCAGAGAAAAAGAGGACTGAACCCTAGGTACTGTCTGCTTTGTTGCTGTTTGGTGATTAAGTTAAACAAACAACAAGGTTGTCTATATTTTATTCTGTCaaattgagaagaaaaaaattgtCATTTGGCTTCACTTTCCCTTCCATGTTGTAGCTAGCTGACTAAatgggttagctagctagccaatgttagttAGCAGGCTACGTTAGCTGGCAATGGCTAACAAACCAAGCTACCCGCTTTAGTGATAGCTAGCCAATAATAAATGATGCAAATATGAAATGTTAACATATAATAAACCTTTGATTTGACAGTAGTCTTCCAGTGTAGGTTCAGGGTATTCATGAGCCCCGAATGTTTAAAAGAGATGTAGGAGAGAGAGTACTGTATGCAGAGAGGTTCCAGAGGTGCTGGACACTCCCATAGCAAGCACAGCCCTACGTTTCCATAAACTTTTGAAtgtactcatctcatgtgtatatactgttttctatactattctttggtatctcattcacttaattatgcttacatatcttgcattactcatgtatatactgtttttctatactattctactgtatcttagtctgttccgctctgacatcgctcgtccatatgtatacagcattaattcattcctacttagatttgtgtgtattgggtatatgttgtgtaatttgttagatattactttttagatattactgcactgtcggggctagaagcacaagcatttcgctacatccgcaataacatctgctaatcacgtgtatgtgaccaataaaatgtgatttgatttttgatttgttttgaatgcttttccaacagtcttgaaggaattcccacatatgctgatgagcacttgttggctgctttttcttcacacTGCAGTCCAAGTCATCCCAAACCaaatcaattgggttgaggtcgggggattgtggaggccaggtcatctgatgcagcactccatcactctccttcttggtcaaatagcctttacacaggtatgttttgagtcattgtccttttgaaaaacaaatgatagtcgcactaagcgcaaaccagatgggatagcgtatcgctgcagaatgccgtggtagccatactggttcagtgtgccttgaattctaaataaatcacagacagtgtcaccagcaaagcaccatcacacctcctcctccatgcttcacggtccgttcacctactctgcatcacacaaagacacggtgcttgcaaccaaaaatctccaatttggagtcatcagaccaaaggacagatttccacctaatgtccattgcttgtgtttcttggcccaagcaagtctcttcgtattattggtgtcctttagtagt is a genomic window containing:
- the LOC110502009 gene encoding phosphatidylinositol N-acetylglucosaminyltransferase subunit A isoform X3; translated protein: MGQRRRGAAAHAPPANRHHDGLTVAPQAPTRKHNICMVSDFFYPNMGGVESHIYQLSQCLIEKGHKVVIATHTYGCRKGVRYLTNGLKVYYLPLQVFTDHSLFGFADVSSVLTNKLLAVSLCDTNHIVCVSYTSKENTVLRAGLDPEIVSVIPNAVDPRDFTPDPSQRHDDRITIVVISRLVYRKGIDLLGRIIPELCLKHPDVHFLIGGEGPKRIVLEEVREKYQLHDRVHLLGALEHKDVRGVLVQGHIFLNTSLTEAFCMAIVEGASCGLQVVSTRVGGIPEVLPEHLITLCEPTVHSLCAGLESVIARQLSGCVASPATIHAHVRTLYTWRNVAERTEKVYDCVAGKEVLPLDRRLLRLRAHCGPVAGSIFALFAVLDFLFLLLLRWLLPDRLIDIAMDATGPQGLWRRGLSDRKGTRSKSAVLTKE
- the LOC110502009 gene encoding phosphatidylinositol N-acetylglucosaminyltransferase subunit A isoform X4, whose amino-acid sequence is MGLNTVFTDHSLFGFADVSSVLTNKLLAVSLCDTNHIVCVSYTSKENTVLRAGLDPEIVSVIPNAVDPRDFTPDPSQRHDDRITIVVISRLVYRKGIDLLGRIIPELCLKHPDVHFLIGGEGPKRIVLEEVREKYQLHDRVHLLGALEHKDVRGVLVQGHIFLNTSLTEAFCMAIVEGASCGLQVVSTRVGGIPEVLPEHLITLCEPTVHSLCAGLESVIARQLSGCVASPATIHAHVRTLYTWRNVAERTEKVYDCVAGKEVLPLDRRLLRLRAHCGPVAGSIFALFAVLDFLFLLLLRWLLPDRLIDIAMDATGPQGLWRRGLSDRKGTRSKSAVLTKE